A single window of Pectobacterium parmentieri DNA harbors:
- a CDS encoding GNAT family N-acetyltransferase: protein MSIVFRQATLADDETFLALALAAFEPIRQLGINFSAAHADIDMVRTHIASHGVYVMEKDGEMVSSFTIRYPWGPEPGPFGLPHLGWFATHPGYKKQGLGKQMMGWLEEEILINQLKAPAVSLGTAQNHPWLIEMYRNYGFKEVGQTNLGKGHLTIWMEKILDNQLYDQWKDKNSKREAVK from the coding sequence ATGAGTATCGTATTTCGTCAGGCTACGCTTGCGGATGATGAAACTTTTTTGGCACTGGCGCTGGCGGCCTTTGAGCCCATTCGCCAGTTAGGTATCAATTTTTCTGCGGCCCATGCGGATATTGACATGGTGCGCACGCATATCGCCTCACACGGCGTTTATGTGATGGAAAAAGACGGGGAGATGGTGTCGTCATTTACCATTCGCTATCCGTGGGGGCCTGAGCCGGGTCCGTTCGGTTTACCCCATCTGGGCTGGTTTGCGACGCACCCTGGCTATAAAAAACAGGGATTGGGTAAGCAAATGATGGGCTGGCTGGAAGAAGAAATTCTGATTAACCAGCTCAAAGCGCCAGCAGTGTCGCTGGGCACTGCGCAAAACCACCCGTGGCTGATTGAGATGTACCGAAATTATGGTTTCAAGGAAGTCGGGCAGACGAATCTGGGAAAAGGACACCTGACAATCTGGATGGAAAAAATCCTTGATAACCAATTGTACGACCAGTGGAAAGATAAAAATTCAAAAAGAGAGGCAGTAAAATGA
- the wzyE gene encoding ECA oligosaccharide polymerase: MTLGQFGGLFAVYLVSVIFILSLTWMEFRRVRFNFNVLFSLLYLLTFYFGFPFTCVLAFRFGVDVVPVQYLLQAMLSATAFYAIYYVSYKTRLRQKTAAPRAPLLTVNRVEANLTWLLLALIAVVTVGIFFLNNGFLLFKLRTYSQIFSSDVSGVALKRFFYFFIPAMLVVYFLRQTQRAWLVFLIGTVAFGMLTYVIVGGTRANVIIAFALFLFIGIVRGWITLWMLVAAGVFGIVGMFWLALKRYGLDVSGDYAFYTFLYLTRDTFSPWENLALLWQNYDKIEFQGLAPIARDFYVFIPSWLWPDRPNLVLNSANYFTWEVLNNHSGLAISPTLLGSLVVMGGVLFIPLGAVAVGLVIKWFDWVYELGKNDSNRYKAAILQAFCFGAVFNIIVLAREGVDAFVSRVVFFCLVFGLCLLVAKLLYWLLESAGLIRQRLVRMRATPLASTPSTVQDPVIKEQI, encoded by the coding sequence ATGACGCTGGGGCAATTTGGTGGGCTATTTGCTGTCTACTTGGTTTCAGTCATCTTTATCCTTAGCCTGACCTGGATGGAGTTTAGGCGAGTGCGTTTTAATTTTAACGTACTGTTTTCTCTGCTCTATTTATTGACGTTCTATTTTGGTTTTCCGTTTACCTGTGTACTGGCGTTCCGGTTTGGCGTTGACGTCGTCCCCGTGCAGTACCTGCTTCAGGCGATGCTGTCCGCAACGGCGTTTTATGCGATCTACTACGTCAGCTATAAAACGCGATTACGCCAGAAAACCGCCGCGCCGCGTGCGCCACTTCTGACGGTGAATCGGGTTGAAGCCAACTTGACCTGGCTGCTGCTGGCGTTGATCGCGGTAGTGACCGTCGGTATTTTCTTTCTCAACAACGGTTTCCTACTGTTTAAGCTGCGTACTTACAGCCAGATATTTTCCAGCGATGTGTCTGGCGTGGCGTTGAAACGCTTTTTCTACTTCTTCATTCCGGCAATGCTGGTGGTCTATTTTCTGCGTCAGACGCAGCGTGCGTGGCTAGTGTTCCTCATTGGAACGGTTGCCTTCGGGATGCTGACGTATGTGATTGTCGGCGGCACGCGCGCGAATGTGATCATCGCCTTCGCTCTGTTTCTGTTTATTGGAATCGTGCGCGGCTGGATTACGCTCTGGATGCTAGTCGCGGCTGGCGTGTTTGGGATTGTCGGGATGTTCTGGCTAGCGCTGAAGCGCTATGGGCTGGATGTCAGCGGCGATTACGCCTTTTATACTTTCCTCTATTTAACTCGTGACACCTTCTCGCCTTGGGAGAATCTGGCGCTGCTGTGGCAGAACTATGACAAAATTGAATTTCAGGGACTGGCCCCCATCGCCCGTGATTTCTACGTCTTTATTCCCTCCTGGCTATGGCCCGATCGTCCGAATCTGGTGTTAAACAGCGCCAACTATTTCACCTGGGAGGTGCTGAATAACCACTCTGGGCTGGCGATATCCCCCACGCTGTTGGGTTCGCTGGTGGTGATGGGAGGCGTGCTGTTTATCCCGCTGGGGGCGGTTGCGGTAGGGCTGGTTATCAAGTGGTTTGACTGGGTGTATGAGCTAGGGAAGAACGATAGCAATCGCTACAAGGCTGCTATTTTACAGGCGTTCTGCTTCGGTGCCGTATTCAATATCATTGTGCTGGCACGTGAAGGCGTCGATGCCTTCGTTTCACGCGTGGTGTTTTTCTGTCTGGTATTTGGGCTGTGCTTGCTTGTAGCGAAGTTGCTTTACTGGCTGCTGGAAAGTGCCGGGCTCATCCGACAGCGTCTGGTGCGCATGCGTGCCACGCCGCTAGCATCCACACCCAGCACTGTACAGGATCCTGTGATAAAGGAGCAGATATGA
- a CDS encoding histidine-type phosphatase → MLSHYTLRTLRILLIVIPIISTFSTQAQDRYQLEKVVEVSRHGVRPPTESNTTALESGTARQWPQWVTRDGELTGHGYAATVLKGRYEGEYYRQQHLFASGCPMEQQIYVLASPLQRTRATAQAYMDGMFPGCGVATHAIEDEKHDPLFHGDKMGIGTLDPERAKAEMLKTMGGDLDTAYQRLKPTIALLKQVVCEADQPCPVFDKPWALKQDKDGSTSISGLNTLANMSEVFLLEYSENLPLAQVAFGHVRSTQDLTPLMAPMTAKYDVTNDVPYIAQRGGSLLMQQIAQALAQGTQEAQDTAQGEPPTAPYLLYVAHDTNIAYLRTLLQFHWQLPGDTADNIPPAGSLVFERWRDATTQQRFLRIYFQTQSLDQIRSLTPLGEQQPLLKEEFTSQGCQQTEQGTLCPFDTTLKSMRKSIDSSALATVHYTP, encoded by the coding sequence ATGCTTTCCCACTACACATTGCGAACGCTCCGTATTTTATTGATTGTCATACCTATTATCTCAACGTTCTCTACTCAGGCTCAGGATCGCTACCAGTTGGAGAAGGTGGTTGAAGTCAGCCGCCATGGTGTTCGCCCCCCGACTGAATCCAACACAACCGCGTTAGAATCCGGCACAGCACGACAATGGCCGCAGTGGGTCACGCGGGATGGCGAATTAACCGGACATGGCTATGCCGCCACCGTGCTCAAAGGCCGCTATGAGGGCGAATATTATCGTCAACAACATCTGTTCGCTTCAGGTTGCCCGATGGAGCAACAGATTTATGTGCTTGCCAGCCCATTACAACGCACTCGCGCAACCGCACAGGCTTATATGGACGGCATGTTTCCTGGTTGCGGTGTTGCCACACATGCCATTGAGGATGAAAAACACGATCCGTTGTTCCACGGGGATAAAATGGGAATTGGCACGCTTGACCCTGAACGGGCAAAGGCCGAGATGTTGAAAACGATGGGTGGCGATCTAGATACCGCCTATCAACGTCTTAAGCCCACTATCGCGTTGTTGAAGCAGGTCGTATGCGAAGCAGACCAACCCTGTCCGGTGTTTGATAAACCGTGGGCGCTCAAACAGGATAAAGATGGTTCGACTTCTATCAGTGGTCTGAATACGCTGGCGAATATGAGCGAGGTTTTCCTGCTGGAATATAGCGAAAACCTGCCGCTGGCACAGGTTGCCTTCGGTCATGTCCGCAGCACGCAGGATCTCACCCCATTGATGGCCCCGATGACGGCTAAATACGACGTCACCAATGATGTTCCCTATATCGCACAGCGCGGTGGCTCGCTATTGATGCAGCAAATCGCACAGGCGCTGGCGCAGGGAACACAGGAAGCGCAGGACACCGCACAAGGCGAGCCGCCGACAGCACCTTACTTGTTGTATGTCGCCCACGACACCAACATCGCCTATCTACGCACGCTATTGCAGTTTCACTGGCAGCTACCCGGCGATACCGCCGATAACATCCCGCCCGCAGGTAGTCTGGTCTTTGAGCGCTGGCGCGATGCCACCACTCAGCAACGTTTTTTGCGTATTTATTTCCAAACACAATCGCTGGATCAGATCCGTTCGCTGACACCGTTGGGCGAGCAGCAACCGTTACTGAAAGAAGAATTTACATCCCAGGGTTGCCAGCAGACAGAGCAAGGCACGCTGTGTCCTTTTGATACCACGCTAAAATCAATGCGAAAAAGTATCGATAGCAGTGCGTTAGCAACGGTGCATTACACGCCATAA
- the thrP gene encoding bifunctional threonine/serine APC transporter ThrP, with translation MAEDVKQEKLHRGLEARHIELIALGGTIGVGLFMGAASALKWAGPSVLLAYIVAGIFVFFIMRSMGEMLYLEPVAGSFAVYAHKYMHPFFGYLTAWGYWFMWMAVGISEITAIGVYVQYWFPDLPQWIPAIAAVALVAGANLAAVRLYGEIEFWFAMIKITTIVVMILVGVGIIFFGFGNHGQATGFSNLTEHGGFLAGGWKGLLFALCLVVASYQGVELVGITAGEAKNPQVTLKRAINNILWRILIFYVGAIFVIVTIFPWNEIGTSGSPFVLTFAKIGIVAAAGIINFVVLTAALSGCNSGMYSCGRMLYSLANNRQLPAWLGKVTASGVPAAGVMVSILCLVAGSLLNYVIPNPEKVFVYVYSASVLPGMVPWFVVLISQLRFREQHRAALVAHPFKSILFPWVNYLTMAFLLCVLVGMYINIDTRMSLLVGIAFLAVVSLCYFVLGLGKKTSLARGK, from the coding sequence ATGGCAGAAGATGTAAAGCAGGAAAAACTCCATAGAGGGTTGGAAGCCCGACATATTGAGCTAATTGCGCTGGGCGGCACAATTGGCGTCGGGCTGTTTATGGGCGCGGCCAGTGCGTTGAAGTGGGCAGGACCATCAGTCTTGTTGGCCTATATTGTTGCCGGGATTTTCGTTTTCTTCATCATGCGCTCAATGGGCGAGATGCTCTATCTGGAGCCGGTAGCAGGATCGTTTGCCGTCTACGCACATAAATATATGCACCCCTTCTTCGGTTATCTCACCGCGTGGGGCTATTGGTTTATGTGGATGGCGGTCGGGATTTCGGAAATTACCGCTATTGGCGTATATGTTCAGTATTGGTTCCCCGACTTGCCACAGTGGATACCGGCCATCGCTGCGGTAGCACTCGTCGCGGGCGCAAACCTTGCTGCCGTAAGGTTGTATGGCGAAATCGAATTCTGGTTCGCGATGATTAAAATCACCACCATCGTCGTGATGATATTAGTCGGCGTCGGTATTATCTTCTTCGGATTCGGTAACCACGGTCAGGCGACCGGATTCAGTAACCTGACCGAACACGGCGGCTTCCTCGCGGGAGGCTGGAAAGGTCTGCTGTTTGCACTCTGTCTGGTGGTGGCGTCCTATCAGGGGGTTGAGCTGGTAGGTATTACGGCAGGAGAGGCGAAAAATCCGCAGGTGACGCTGAAGCGCGCTATCAATAACATTTTGTGGCGCATCCTGATTTTCTATGTGGGCGCGATCTTCGTTATCGTCACGATTTTTCCTTGGAATGAAATTGGTACGTCCGGCAGCCCGTTTGTGCTGACGTTTGCCAAAATCGGTATTGTGGCAGCGGCAGGCATCATCAACTTTGTGGTACTGACGGCTGCGCTGTCCGGCTGTAACAGCGGTATGTATAGCTGTGGTCGGATGCTGTATTCGCTGGCTAACAACCGCCAACTTCCTGCCTGGCTAGGTAAAGTGACGGCCAGCGGTGTGCCGGCGGCAGGCGTCATGGTTTCTATTCTTTGTCTGGTGGCTGGGTCACTCTTGAATTACGTCATCCCTAACCCGGAAAAAGTGTTTGTTTATGTTTATAGCGCCAGCGTGCTGCCGGGCATGGTGCCGTGGTTTGTGGTGTTGATCAGCCAACTGCGTTTTCGTGAGCAGCATCGTGCTGCGCTGGTCGCACATCCGTTTAAATCGATACTGTTCCCGTGGGTAAACTACCTGACGATGGCATTTTTGCTGTGTGTGCTGGTGGGAATGTATATAAATATAGACACACGGATGTCTTTATTGGTTGGTATCGCCTTTTTAGCTGTAGTCAGCCTGTGCTATTTCGTGCTGGGATTGGGCAAAAAAACGTCGCTGGCACGGGGTAAATAG
- the wecG gene encoding lipopolysaccharide N-acetylmannosaminouronosyltransferase, protein MTALKTPETIPLYAIRGLSIHGFRNKAQFIDYLFAGERVETGTLVAINAEKVLTAEKDVALRTLLDRAEYKYADGISIVRSIRRKYPQADVTRIAGADLWEALMERAGKQGTPVFLVGGKSDVLAQTEVKLRAQWNVNIVGSQDGYFTPEQRDALFERIRASGAQIVTVAMGSPRQEILMRDCRHHYPDALYMGVGGTYDVFTGHVKRAPLVWQNLGLEWLYRLLSQPSRIFRQFKLLKYVAYHYSGRL, encoded by the coding sequence ATGACCGCGTTGAAAACCCCAGAGACCATTCCTTTGTATGCTATCCGTGGTTTGTCCATTCACGGTTTTCGCAATAAGGCGCAGTTTATTGATTACCTGTTTGCAGGGGAGCGGGTTGAAACGGGGACGCTTGTCGCGATTAACGCCGAGAAAGTGCTCACGGCGGAAAAAGATGTGGCGCTGCGAACGCTGCTCGATCGCGCAGAATATAAGTATGCGGACGGTATTAGCATTGTGCGTTCAATACGGCGCAAATATCCACAGGCTGACGTCACACGGATTGCGGGTGCAGACCTGTGGGAAGCGCTGATGGAGCGGGCGGGCAAGCAGGGAACGCCGGTTTTTCTGGTGGGCGGCAAATCTGATGTGCTGGCACAAACGGAAGTGAAACTGCGGGCGCAGTGGAACGTGAATATTGTCGGCAGTCAGGACGGCTATTTTACGCCAGAGCAGCGCGATGCCCTGTTCGAACGTATCCGCGCCAGCGGTGCGCAAATTGTTACTGTCGCGATGGGATCGCCACGGCAGGAAATCCTGATGCGCGACTGTCGTCACCACTATCCTGATGCGCTATATATGGGCGTCGGTGGAACATATGATGTCTTTACCGGGCATGTGAAACGCGCCCCGCTCGTGTGGCAAAACCTAGGGCTGGAATGGTTGTATCGCTTGCTGTCCCAGCCGAGCCGTATTTTTCGGCAGTTTAAGCTGTTGAAATATGTCGCCTATCACTATAGTGGTCGCCTGTAA
- a CDS encoding amino acid ABC transporter substrate-binding protein, whose product MMKKVTLSVLALTTAFLVAGCDSGKSGTEQEKVLKVGSTGQSYPSGFKQDNKLVGFDVEVTETIAKDLNYKVEWVTADFSGLMGQLEAKKLDTVANVVAITPARQEKYNFAQPYSFYGSQIVTHKDNTDINTLADLKGKTVAGVLGSNHVNNLKKAFADGSVTIRTYETRDGAMNDALSKRVEGYVNSRPILLAEINKRNLPFKLVGEPLVIEEVSFPFHKDENGDALRKQFDAELTKMREDGRLKALAEKYFGEDISVSPKK is encoded by the coding sequence ATGATGAAAAAAGTAACGTTGTCTGTTCTGGCGCTGACGACCGCCTTTCTTGTTGCCGGTTGTGATTCTGGGAAGAGCGGCACCGAGCAGGAAAAAGTATTGAAAGTGGGTTCAACGGGCCAGAGTTATCCAAGTGGTTTTAAGCAGGATAACAAGCTGGTCGGGTTTGACGTTGAAGTCACGGAAACCATCGCGAAGGATTTGAACTACAAAGTTGAGTGGGTTACCGCTGATTTCAGTGGCCTGATGGGGCAATTGGAAGCGAAAAAGCTGGATACCGTGGCGAACGTGGTGGCAATTACCCCTGCACGTCAGGAAAAATACAATTTCGCCCAGCCGTATAGCTTCTACGGTAGCCAGATTGTGACGCACAAAGATAACACAGACATTAATACACTGGCCGACCTGAAAGGGAAGACGGTTGCTGGCGTTCTGGGTTCTAACCACGTCAACAACCTGAAAAAAGCCTTTGCCGACGGCAGCGTCACTATTCGCACCTATGAAACACGCGATGGTGCGATGAACGATGCGCTGTCTAAACGCGTTGAAGGCTACGTGAATTCACGTCCGATCCTGCTGGCAGAAATCAATAAGCGTAACCTTCCGTTTAAGCTGGTTGGTGAGCCGCTGGTGATTGAAGAGGTCAGCTTCCCGTTCCACAAAGACGAAAATGGTGATGCATTACGTAAACAATTCGATGCTGAATTGACGAAAATGCGTGAAGATGGACGCCTGAAAGCTCTCGCCGAAAAATACTTTGGTGAGGATATCTCTGTTTCACCGAAAAAGTAA
- a CDS encoding transporter substrate-binding domain-containing protein, whose protein sequence is MQTRFFIKPKTLLLAAGIAVVVAGCDNTTTTDQPQVLRIGTTGQSFPGSYKENGKLVGYDVEVAEKIANELGYKVEWTTSDFSGLLGQLEAGKLDTIANNFVQTEARQKKYNFSKDYLTYASQVVTSIKNDDIQSLSDLDGKTIAGVLGSTHVTNLRNAFPKNNITIRTYETRDGAVNDVISNRVQGYVNSRPILLAEINKHKLPLKLVGEPLSHEIVSFPFAKNPKGDTLLAAFNEKLDTLRSNHQLNELAEKYFGSDDVLGHGSKAK, encoded by the coding sequence ATGCAAACACGTTTCTTTATTAAACCTAAAACACTCTTGCTCGCAGCAGGGATCGCCGTCGTCGTAGCTGGGTGTGATAATACGACCACTACAGACCAGCCACAGGTTTTACGCATTGGTACTACCGGACAAAGTTTTCCTGGTTCTTATAAAGAAAACGGTAAACTCGTTGGCTATGATGTAGAAGTCGCTGAAAAAATAGCGAATGAACTGGGCTATAAGGTCGAGTGGACAACATCGGACTTCAGCGGCTTACTGGGGCAGTTAGAGGCAGGAAAACTTGATACTATCGCGAATAATTTCGTCCAAACCGAGGCTCGTCAGAAAAAATACAATTTTTCTAAAGACTACCTCACTTATGCTTCACAGGTCGTCACAAGTATAAAAAATGACGATATCCAGTCTTTATCCGATCTGGACGGAAAAACGATTGCTGGGGTTCTAGGCTCTACACACGTCACAAACCTGCGTAACGCTTTTCCCAAAAACAATATTACCATTAGAACCTACGAGACCCGGGATGGCGCAGTCAATGATGTCATCAGTAACCGCGTACAGGGCTATGTCAATTCACGCCCAATTCTGCTAGCCGAAATCAACAAACATAAACTGCCACTCAAGTTGGTTGGGGAGCCGTTATCTCATGAAATCGTTAGTTTTCCGTTTGCGAAAAATCCAAAAGGCGACACCCTGCTCGCTGCTTTTAACGAAAAGCTCGACACATTGAGAAGCAACCATCAGTTGAACGAGCTGGCTGAAAAGTATTTCGGTAGCGATGATGTGCTGGGGCATGGATCCAAAGCTAAATAA
- the purB gene encoding adenylosuccinate lyase, whose amino-acid sequence MASHLIDFLLIGNNFGTPEMRGVWSEHNRLTKQVEVEVALALAEGELGVIPLDAAKTIAENADASALNVEEIAKDAARMKHSLMPTIAAIQRQCGAAGEFIHYGVTTQDIVDTATVLQLKQSFDIVVRDTQLLAVELKRLAKKYQHTLMAGRTHGMQALPTTFGFKLAVWLDEFIRHLERLGEIRERVLVGNINGAICTYASFGEQGPEIERLTLDKLGLNTPNIGWQSARDRFSEYASVTVLISGTLGKIGNELYNLMRTEINEIEEPFSEGKIGSTTMPHKRNPAALEGLASLTAPLFKSAALIHESMKVEHERDAMSWRAEWIALPEINIYLSAQLQNALGILRGMSVNEKQMLANLDLQNGLLLSEKVMFEIGKRLGKQTAHHLVYECSMQAFEQDQSFKSVLLAHPVLSEQVTAADLDDWLNPANYVGSAPQKVDDVIRYADNSGLLPA is encoded by the coding sequence ATGGCATCACATCTTATTGATTTTCTTCTTATAGGGAATAATTTTGGCACGCCTGAAATGCGCGGCGTCTGGTCCGAGCATAACCGCCTGACTAAACAGGTCGAGGTAGAAGTGGCCCTGGCGCTTGCCGAGGGTGAACTGGGTGTCATTCCGCTGGATGCGGCAAAAACCATTGCAGAAAACGCTGACGCAAGCGCACTTAACGTTGAAGAGATTGCCAAAGATGCGGCACGCATGAAGCATTCTCTGATGCCGACGATTGCCGCGATTCAGAGACAGTGTGGTGCTGCGGGTGAATTTATTCACTATGGCGTGACCACGCAGGACATCGTTGATACCGCGACAGTGTTACAACTGAAACAATCTTTTGATATTGTCGTCAGAGATACACAATTGCTGGCCGTTGAACTGAAACGTTTGGCGAAGAAATACCAACATACGCTGATGGCTGGCCGTACCCACGGCATGCAGGCGCTGCCGACCACGTTTGGCTTCAAACTGGCTGTCTGGCTGGATGAGTTTATTCGTCACCTTGAGCGTTTGGGTGAAATCAGAGAGCGTGTTTTGGTTGGCAACATCAACGGCGCTATTTGCACCTATGCTTCTTTTGGCGAGCAAGGGCCGGAAATTGAGCGTCTGACGCTGGATAAACTGGGGCTGAATACGCCGAATATCGGCTGGCAGTCTGCCCGCGATCGCTTCTCCGAATATGCCTCCGTGACGGTTCTGATCAGCGGTACGCTGGGCAAAATCGGCAACGAGCTGTACAACCTGATGCGCACCGAGATTAATGAAATCGAAGAGCCGTTCTCCGAAGGGAAAATCGGTTCTACCACGATGCCGCACAAACGTAACCCTGCCGCGCTGGAAGGGCTGGCGAGCCTGACGGCACCGCTGTTTAAGAGCGCCGCGCTGATCCACGAATCCATGAAAGTTGAACATGAGCGCGATGCGATGAGCTGGCGTGCGGAGTGGATCGCGCTGCCGGAAATCAACATCTATTTGTCCGCTCAACTTCAGAATGCACTTGGCATCCTGCGTGGCATGTCTGTTAACGAAAAGCAGATGCTGGCGAACCTCGATCTGCAAAATGGCCTGCTGTTGTCCGAGAAAGTGATGTTCGAGATTGGCAAACGTCTCGGTAAGCAGACCGCTCACCATTTGGTTTACGAATGTTCTATGCAGGCATTCGAGCAGGATCAGTCCTTTAAATCGGTGCTGCTGGCCCATCCGGTGCTTTCTGAACAGGTGACTGCCGCCGATCTGGACGACTGGCTGAATCCGGCGAACTATGTCGGTAGCGCGCCGCAGAAGGTTGATGATGTTATCCGCTATGCAGATAACTCCGGCCTGTTGCCAGCATAA
- a CDS encoding iron-containing alcohol dehydrogenase family protein, which produces MLSIKSPLAYHHQADLCRHIGELIRSFSQNIAILTSPRAWQAVENEVTGSLKDSGIAFDVHFLTGECTRESVEYHREKIARNNIQFVVGIGGGRVLDCAKAVADGLENGQVATLPTIAATCAAWSPISILYNDHGGHQGTVVLKRMPVLVMVDSSVIARSDARYLKAGIVDALAKWYEFQPYLISCGDSLALSLKIQAATFARDIFEQWGEQAIRDNKNQEVTPALQKVIDAAIAGAGLANSMRDENPAPGVAHAIHNRLTYIPELHDWLHGEKVGFGLLVQSLLAHDSECVDDDLLKQLSRYDMPLSLPIAGDQYEEAVKHIVTHFKFPTDSAALLPFSLSPDALSRALLAVENMHR; this is translated from the coding sequence GTGTTATCTATAAAATCTCCCCTTGCTTATCATCATCAGGCTGATTTGTGCCGTCATATCGGTGAGCTAATTCGCTCGTTTAGTCAGAACATTGCGATTTTAACCAGCCCAAGAGCCTGGCAAGCGGTTGAGAATGAAGTGACTGGCAGCCTTAAGGACAGCGGAATTGCTTTTGATGTGCATTTCTTAACCGGAGAATGTACGCGTGAAAGTGTGGAATACCACCGCGAAAAAATTGCACGGAATAACATTCAGTTCGTCGTAGGGATTGGCGGCGGGCGTGTGCTGGATTGTGCTAAGGCGGTGGCAGACGGACTGGAAAATGGGCAGGTTGCCACACTACCAACGATAGCGGCTACCTGTGCTGCCTGGTCGCCAATTAGCATTCTTTATAATGATCACGGCGGGCATCAGGGGACTGTTGTGCTCAAACGGATGCCTGTCCTTGTCATGGTTGATAGTTCCGTTATTGCACGTAGCGACGCGCGTTATTTGAAAGCCGGGATCGTTGACGCATTGGCGAAATGGTATGAATTTCAGCCGTACTTGATATCGTGTGGCGACAGCCTGGCATTGAGCCTCAAGATACAGGCTGCCACTTTTGCCCGTGACATCTTTGAACAATGGGGAGAACAGGCGATACGCGATAACAAAAATCAGGAGGTGACGCCTGCGTTGCAGAAGGTTATTGACGCGGCGATTGCTGGCGCGGGACTGGCTAACAGTATGAGGGATGAAAACCCTGCTCCGGGGGTTGCTCATGCTATTCATAACCGTTTGACCTATATCCCCGAGTTGCACGATTGGCTACATGGTGAAAAAGTCGGATTCGGATTGCTAGTACAATCTCTTCTGGCTCACGACAGCGAGTGTGTTGATGACGATTTATTGAAGCAGTTATCTCGCTATGATATGCCCTTATCGCTTCCGATAGCAGGAGATCAATATGAGGAAGCGGTGAAGCATATCGTGACACACTTTAAATTCCCTACTGACAGCGCGGCGTTGTTGCCGTTCTCTCTCTCTCCAGACGCACTGAGCCGCGCTCTTCTGGCGGTGGAAAATATGCACAGATAG